One window of the Anaeromyxobacter dehalogenans 2CP-C genome contains the following:
- the argJ gene encoding bifunctional glutamate N-acetyltransferase/amino-acid acetyltransferase ArgJ, producing MRIPKGFRFGGVACGLKPQRRDLALVVSDHPAAAAGLFTINKAAAAPVLDARTRVPAEGIRAIVVNSGNANALTGPAGLDDVTVIRSAVADALGIQKRAVLTASTGVIGARLPAMKVVTAMPALVDQLGDHPDLAAEAIMTTDTRPKMAAREVTLGGKTAIVTAICKGSGMLAPQLATTICLLVTDAAVTPRALQDALARAVHRTLEMVTVDGEMSTNDTVYALANGLAGNPRISDPGPDLDRLETALSDLLEEMARAMAADGEGATKLVEVVVSGAPSDEAARDCARAVASSPLVKAALFGADPNWGRVLATVGARAGAMSYPIDPYRARVVLQGVTVFEGGAPVELDREMLRTRMRDSRIDVLVELADGAARAVAWGCDLSYDYVKINADYTSLIVQRPDGGVGKDDRVSNYSPAFKRTLLAEALKYIAAFSGQVAVIKYGGAAMVKDSLKAAFAEDVTLLKKVGLKPVVVHGGAPEITRTLEKLGERSEFVDGMRITDAQSLPVVEMVLTGKVNQELVALLNARSAGAVGLSGKDGQLLRARKAVHESGRDLGYVGEVVEVNTKFLRMFLDGGYVPVISPIGLTEEGTGLSINADDVAAAIAVALGAPKLIYLTDVPGVLESAPDGQLVRQLTLADLDRRIQAGAITGGMKWKAWAIQTALRGGVGRVHVLDGRQPHTVIAELFTDRGVGSLVTA from the coding sequence GTGAGGATCCCGAAGGGCTTCCGGTTCGGCGGCGTGGCGTGCGGGCTGAAGCCGCAGCGCCGCGATCTCGCGCTCGTCGTCTCCGACCACCCGGCCGCCGCGGCCGGCCTGTTCACCATCAACAAGGCCGCCGCCGCGCCGGTGCTCGACGCGCGCACCCGCGTGCCCGCCGAGGGCATCCGCGCCATCGTGGTGAACTCCGGCAACGCGAACGCGCTCACCGGCCCGGCCGGCCTCGACGACGTCACCGTGATCCGCAGCGCGGTCGCCGACGCGCTCGGGATCCAGAAGCGCGCGGTGCTCACCGCGTCCACCGGGGTCATCGGCGCGCGCCTGCCGGCCATGAAGGTGGTCACCGCGATGCCGGCGCTCGTCGATCAGCTCGGCGACCACCCGGACCTCGCCGCCGAGGCGATCATGACCACCGACACGCGGCCGAAGATGGCCGCGCGCGAGGTGACGCTGGGCGGGAAGACCGCCATCGTGACCGCGATCTGCAAGGGCTCGGGCATGCTCGCGCCGCAGCTCGCGACCACCATCTGCCTGCTGGTCACCGACGCGGCGGTGACCCCGCGCGCGCTGCAGGACGCGCTCGCCCGCGCGGTGCACCGCACCCTGGAGATGGTGACGGTGGACGGCGAGATGTCCACCAACGACACGGTCTACGCGCTCGCGAACGGCCTGGCCGGCAACCCGCGCATCTCCGACCCGGGGCCGGACCTGGACCGGCTGGAGACGGCGCTCTCCGACCTGCTGGAGGAGATGGCCCGCGCCATGGCCGCCGACGGCGAGGGCGCCACCAAGCTCGTCGAGGTGGTGGTGTCCGGCGCCCCGTCCGACGAGGCGGCGCGCGACTGCGCCCGCGCCGTCGCCTCGTCGCCGCTCGTGAAGGCGGCCCTGTTCGGCGCCGATCCGAACTGGGGCCGCGTGCTCGCCACGGTGGGCGCGCGCGCCGGCGCCATGAGCTACCCCATCGACCCGTACCGGGCGCGGGTGGTGCTGCAGGGCGTGACGGTGTTCGAGGGCGGCGCGCCGGTGGAGCTCGACCGCGAGATGCTCCGCACGCGCATGCGCGACAGCCGCATCGACGTGCTCGTCGAGCTCGCCGACGGCGCGGCGCGCGCGGTCGCCTGGGGCTGCGACCTCTCCTACGACTACGTGAAGATCAACGCCGACTACACCTCGCTCATCGTGCAGCGGCCCGACGGCGGCGTCGGCAAGGACGACCGCGTCTCCAACTACAGCCCGGCGTTCAAGCGGACGCTGCTGGCCGAGGCCCTGAAGTACATCGCCGCGTTCTCCGGGCAGGTGGCGGTCATCAAGTACGGCGGCGCCGCCATGGTGAAGGACAGCCTGAAGGCGGCGTTCGCCGAGGACGTGACGCTGCTGAAGAAGGTCGGGCTGAAGCCGGTGGTGGTGCACGGCGGCGCGCCGGAGATCACCCGCACGCTCGAGAAGCTCGGGGAGCGGAGCGAGTTCGTGGACGGCATGCGCATCACCGACGCGCAGAGCCTGCCCGTCGTGGAGATGGTGCTCACCGGCAAGGTGAACCAGGAGCTGGTGGCGCTGCTCAACGCGCGCAGCGCCGGGGCGGTGGGCCTCTCCGGCAAGGACGGGCAGCTGCTGCGCGCCCGCAAGGCGGTGCACGAGTCCGGCCGCGACCTCGGCTACGTGGGCGAGGTGGTGGAGGTGAACACGAAGTTCCTCCGCATGTTCCTGGACGGCGGCTACGTCCCGGTGATCTCGCCCATCGGCCTCACCGAGGAGGGCACCGGCCTGTCCATCAACGCCGACGACGTGGCCGCGGCCATCGCGGTGGCGCTCGGCGCGCCGAAGCTCATCTACCTGACCGACGTCCCCGGGGTGCTGGAGTCGGCGCCGGACGGGCAGCTCGTCCGCCAGCTCACGCTCGCCGACCTCGACCGCCGCATCCAGGCGGGCGCCATCACCGGCGGCATGAAGTGGAAGGCCTGGGCCATCCAGACCGCGCTGCGCGGCGGGGTGGGCCGGGTCCACGTCCTCGACGGCCGGCAGCCGCACACCGTCATCGCCGAGCTCTTCACCGACCGCGGGGTGGGCTCGCTCGTCACCGCATGA
- the argC gene encoding N-acetyl-gamma-glutamyl-phosphate reductase: protein MHSHSAAVIGASGYSGLELTRLLARHPHARLTSIYSDRWSGERAGARLPLPGPAASLAYLPLAEGEAADADVVFLATPAEVSAELVPRLLARGAKLVVDLSGAFRLTDPAAYPAWYGFTHPAPELLAEARYGCPELGREALAGARLVTNPGCYATTIALALAPLVRSGVASPDGIAVTGLSGVSGAGRKSSEDYSFVEVSDDLRAYRLGRHQHVPEIEQTVARHAGACGPISFSPVLVPIRRGILATAVLRPAPGATQADVAAALERAYGDEPFVSVRAPDRVMVKDVVHTNRCHVGAALDPRAGALVAVSAIDNLVKGAAGQAVQSMNVALGWPEAAGLDLLGG, encoded by the coding sequence ATGCATAGCCATTCGGCCGCGGTGATCGGCGCGTCCGGTTACTCCGGCCTCGAGCTCACCCGCCTGCTGGCGCGCCACCCGCACGCGCGCCTCACGTCCATCTACTCCGACCGCTGGAGCGGCGAGCGCGCCGGCGCGCGCCTCCCGCTCCCCGGCCCCGCCGCCTCGCTCGCGTACCTGCCGCTCGCCGAGGGCGAGGCCGCCGACGCCGACGTGGTGTTCCTGGCCACGCCGGCCGAGGTGTCCGCGGAGCTCGTGCCGCGGCTGCTCGCGCGCGGCGCGAAGCTGGTGGTGGACCTGTCCGGCGCGTTCCGGCTCACCGACCCCGCCGCCTATCCGGCCTGGTACGGCTTCACCCACCCCGCCCCCGAGCTGCTCGCCGAGGCGCGCTACGGCTGCCCGGAGCTGGGCCGCGAGGCGCTCGCCGGCGCGCGGCTGGTCACGAACCCGGGCTGCTACGCCACCACCATCGCGCTGGCGCTCGCGCCGCTGGTGCGCAGCGGCGTGGCCTCGCCGGACGGCATCGCGGTGACCGGCCTGTCCGGCGTGTCCGGCGCCGGCCGCAAGTCGAGCGAGGACTACAGCTTCGTCGAGGTCTCGGACGACCTGCGCGCCTACCGGCTCGGCCGCCACCAGCACGTCCCGGAGATCGAGCAGACCGTGGCGCGCCACGCCGGCGCCTGCGGGCCCATCTCCTTCTCCCCGGTGCTCGTGCCCATCCGCCGCGGCATCCTCGCCACCGCCGTCCTGCGCCCCGCCCCCGGCGCGACGCAGGCCGACGTGGCCGCCGCGCTGGAGCGCGCCTACGGCGACGAGCCGTTCGTCTCGGTGCGCGCGCCGGACCGGGTGATGGTGAAGGACGTGGTGCACACCAACCGCTGCCACGTCGGCGCGGCGCTGGACCCGCGCGCCGGCGCCCTGGTGGCGGTCTCCGCCATCGACAACCTGGTGAAGGGCGCCGCCGGGCAGGCGGTGCAGTCCATGAACGTCGCGCTGGGCTGGCCCGAGGCGGCCGGCCTCGACCTGCTGGGAGGCTAG
- a CDS encoding Ig-like domain-containing protein: MRFRTALAAAAIALSAACSGSSGSSGPSGGPPPAPLTVVEVVPADGATGVSPSAPVRVTFSEAVDPATLQGAIAVAGATGTVTVSGAVATFTPAVLVGDTTYAARVAAGVRSLAGGALAADHAWSFTTGANRAPVAVAGADQDVATGAPVALDASGSVDPDGAGLEYAWTQVAGPDVTGGAGALHGPAPAFTAPAEVSTLVFDLTVRDGQSESAPDRTVVTVLRNPAAALFVAPGGDDTAAGTRAAPLATLRVAIERLGGPGGAVPGAGVYAAAGTYFGPVVLASGVSLYGGFDPATWLRDAAAPSVIGNSLRGVVVTGATGVVVDGFTLAAGDAISPGFSSFGAFLVDSEVTFSRCAIAAGNGQAGAAGGAGVEGAPGNAGGAGGGGSCDGATVGAGGAAGLGAWSGGPGGAGGAEGANAGRNGSSGGGANGGASGGGGAYGKPGQRGQDGATGGDGFQGLNGAPGGGFGALLPLPDAYRTSDGFGGGTGGDGFGGGGGGGGGGQGPCGFLECDEGSGNGGGGGGSGGRLGTGGGGGRGGGASLGVVVVRGAVVLRDTSVRAGNGGAGGAGGAGGLGGPGGRGGAGGATCTGEVGGGGNGGAGGRGGDGGWGGGGGGGPSVALLNEGGAVTVEGASTLTPGAGGAGGAAARPGAQGVSHARWDR, encoded by the coding sequence ATGCGTTTCCGCACCGCGCTCGCCGCCGCCGCGATCGCCCTCTCCGCCGCCTGCTCCGGCTCGTCCGGCTCCTCCGGCCCGTCCGGCGGCCCGCCACCCGCCCCGCTCACCGTGGTCGAGGTGGTCCCGGCCGACGGCGCCACCGGCGTCTCCCCGAGCGCGCCGGTGCGCGTCACGTTCTCCGAGGCGGTGGACCCGGCCACGCTGCAGGGCGCGATCGCGGTCGCCGGCGCGACCGGCACGGTGACCGTCTCCGGCGCGGTGGCGACGTTCACCCCGGCGGTCCTCGTCGGCGACACGACCTACGCGGCCCGCGTGGCGGCGGGCGTGCGGAGCCTGGCGGGCGGCGCGCTCGCCGCCGACCACGCGTGGTCGTTCACCACGGGCGCGAACCGCGCGCCGGTGGCGGTCGCCGGGGCCGACCAGGACGTCGCGACCGGCGCGCCGGTGGCGCTCGACGCCTCGGGCAGCGTGGATCCGGACGGCGCCGGCCTCGAGTACGCCTGGACGCAGGTGGCCGGGCCGGACGTGACCGGCGGCGCGGGCGCGCTCCACGGGCCGGCGCCGGCGTTCACAGCGCCGGCCGAGGTCTCCACGCTGGTGTTCGACCTCACGGTCCGCGACGGCCAGTCGGAGAGCGCGCCGGATCGCACCGTGGTCACCGTGCTGCGCAACCCCGCCGCCGCGCTGTTCGTCGCGCCGGGGGGCGACGACACCGCCGCCGGCACCCGCGCCGCCCCGCTCGCCACGCTCCGCGTCGCCATCGAGCGGCTGGGCGGGCCGGGCGGCGCGGTGCCGGGCGCCGGCGTCTACGCGGCGGCCGGGACCTACTTCGGCCCGGTCGTGCTCGCGAGCGGCGTCTCGCTGTACGGCGGCTTCGACCCCGCCACCTGGCTGCGCGACGCCGCGGCGCCGAGCGTCATCGGGAACTCGCTCCGGGGCGTCGTCGTCACCGGCGCGACCGGCGTGGTGGTGGACGGCTTCACCCTCGCCGCCGGCGACGCCATCTCCCCGGGCTTCAGCTCGTTCGGCGCGTTCCTGGTGGACTCCGAGGTGACGTTCTCGCGCTGCGCCATCGCGGCCGGGAACGGCCAGGCCGGCGCGGCGGGCGGCGCCGGCGTGGAGGGCGCGCCGGGGAACGCCGGCGGCGCCGGCGGCGGCGGCTCGTGCGACGGCGCCACGGTGGGCGCGGGCGGCGCGGCCGGGCTGGGCGCGTGGTCCGGCGGACCCGGGGGAGCGGGCGGCGCGGAGGGCGCGAACGCGGGCAGGAACGGCTCGTCCGGCGGCGGCGCGAACGGCGGCGCCTCGGGCGGAGGCGGCGCGTACGGCAAGCCCGGCCAGCGCGGCCAGGACGGCGCCACGGGCGGCGACGGGTTCCAGGGCCTGAACGGCGCGCCCGGCGGCGGGTTCGGCGCGCTCCTGCCGCTGCCCGACGCGTACCGCACGAGCGACGGGTTCGGCGGCGGCACCGGCGGCGACGGCTTCGGCGGCGGAGGCGGTGGGGGCGGCGGCGGGCAGGGGCCCTGCGGGTTCCTGGAGTGCGACGAGGGCTCCGGCAACGGCGGCGGCGGCGGCGGCTCGGGCGGGCGGCTCGGCACCGGCGGCGGAGGGGGCCGCGGGGGCGGCGCCTCCCTCGGCGTCGTGGTGGTCCGCGGCGCGGTGGTGCTGCGCGACACCTCGGTGCGCGCCGGGAACGGCGGGGCCGGCGGCGCCGGGGGTGCGGGCGGCCTCGGGGGCCCGGGCGGCCGCGGCGGGGCGGGCGGCGCCACCTGCACCGGCGAGGTCGGCGGCGGCGGCAACGGCGGCGCCGGGGGGCGCGGCGGCGACGGCGGCTGGGGCGGCGGCGGGGGCGGCGGCCCGAGCGTCGCGCTGCTGAACGAGGGGGGCGCGGTGACGGTGGAGGGCGCGAGCACGCTCACGCCCGGCGCCGGCGGCGCGGGCGGCGCCGCAGCCCGGCCCGGCGCGCAGGGCGTCAGCCACGCGCGCTGGGATCGGTGA
- a CDS encoding protein-disulfide reductase DsbD family protein, which yields MRFAIRILLAALTFAAVAWIPDLIGLGPAGGSSDLRLGALLAEGSILAFAVAFAGGVATSLTPCVYPLIPITVSIFGARKAGSRGEAMAVSALYVLGIAAMYSALGVGAALTGKAFGSVMQNPWVIGFVAIVLAAMAASMFGAFELQLPPSLQARLNGVGGAGRAGAFAMGLVSGIIAAPCTGPVLAAALTFVAAKGSVAFGFGIMFAYALGMGLLFFLIGAFSISLPKSGAWMETVKSVFGVALLAAALIFLKDAFPALKPLFSAARGAAFAAAGAAALGVLAGALSGSFHAPARQRLAKGLGVALLVGGIAYAAGAAGARERARAHAGFAWIHSEEEALALAKAEGRPVIIDFWADWCTACKELDKIAWAKPEVQEEAARFVAVKLDGTDGSDAFNALAEKYGVVGMPTVIFIDPRGREVPDRVMGAISAGEMVQKLRAVDGACEGKPPPATPAAVQGEQVAMACAARW from the coding sequence ATGCGCTTCGCCATCCGCATCCTCCTCGCCGCCCTCACCTTCGCCGCCGTGGCGTGGATTCCAGACCTGATCGGTCTCGGACCCGCTGGGGGGTCGAGCGATCTGCGCCTCGGCGCGCTCCTGGCGGAAGGGTCGATCCTGGCGTTCGCGGTCGCGTTCGCCGGCGGGGTGGCGACCAGCCTCACACCGTGCGTGTACCCCCTCATCCCCATCACCGTCTCGATCTTCGGCGCCCGCAAGGCGGGCTCGCGCGGCGAGGCGATGGCGGTCTCGGCGCTCTACGTGCTCGGCATCGCCGCCATGTACTCCGCCCTCGGGGTGGGGGCGGCGCTCACCGGCAAGGCGTTCGGCAGCGTGATGCAGAACCCGTGGGTGATCGGGTTCGTGGCGATCGTGCTCGCCGCCATGGCCGCCTCGATGTTCGGCGCCTTCGAGCTGCAGCTCCCGCCCTCGCTGCAGGCGCGCCTCAACGGCGTGGGCGGCGCGGGGCGCGCCGGCGCCTTCGCGATGGGGCTCGTCTCCGGGATCATCGCCGCCCCCTGCACCGGGCCGGTGCTCGCCGCCGCGCTCACCTTCGTGGCGGCCAAGGGCTCGGTCGCGTTCGGCTTCGGCATCATGTTCGCGTACGCGCTCGGCATGGGGCTGCTGTTCTTCCTCATCGGCGCGTTCTCCATCTCGCTCCCCAAGAGCGGGGCGTGGATGGAGACGGTGAAGTCGGTGTTCGGCGTGGCGCTGCTCGCGGCCGCGCTGATCTTCCTGAAGGACGCGTTCCCCGCGCTGAAGCCGCTGTTCTCGGCGGCACGCGGCGCGGCGTTCGCGGCGGCCGGCGCCGCGGCGCTCGGCGTGCTGGCGGGCGCGCTCTCCGGGAGCTTCCACGCGCCGGCGCGCCAGCGGCTCGCGAAGGGGCTCGGGGTCGCGCTGCTGGTGGGCGGGATCGCCTACGCGGCCGGCGCGGCCGGCGCCCGCGAGCGGGCGCGCGCGCACGCCGGCTTTGCCTGGATCCACTCCGAGGAGGAGGCGCTCGCGCTCGCGAAGGCCGAGGGCCGGCCGGTCATCATCGACTTCTGGGCCGACTGGTGCACCGCCTGCAAGGAGCTCGACAAGATCGCCTGGGCGAAGCCCGAGGTGCAGGAGGAGGCCGCCCGGTTCGTGGCGGTGAAGCTCGACGGCACCGACGGCTCCGACGCGTTCAACGCGCTCGCCGAGAAGTACGGCGTGGTGGGCATGCCCACCGTCATCTTCATCGACCCGCGCGGCCGCGAGGTGCCGGACCGCGTGATGGGCGCGATCTCCGCCGGCGAGATGGTGCAGAAGCTCCGCGCGGTGGACGGCGCCTGCGAGGGCAAGCCGCCGCCGGCGACGCCCGCGGCGGTGCAGGGCGAGCAGGTCGCGATGGCCTGCGCCGCGCGCTGGTAG
- a CDS encoding IscS subfamily cysteine desulfurase, whose protein sequence is MKIPIYMDYHATTPVDPRVLEAMLPYFTTEYGNAASKSHAFGWKAEEAVEAAREEVAKLIGASAKEIVWTSGATESDNLAVKGAAHFYQAKGKHLVTCKTEHKAVLDSMHALERQGFEVTFLEPERDGRLDPAKVKAALRPDTILVSVMHANNETGVVHPIAEIGRIAREAGVVFHCDAVQSIGKIPFDVEAMNVDLASISAHKMYGPKGVGALYVRRKPRVRLVAEMDGGGHERGFRSGTLNVPGIVGMGKAAELARLERDAEAVRVTALRERLRKGLEQELDLLTVNGSLEHRVPGNLNVSFAYVEGEALMMAVKDVAVSSGSACTSASLEPSYVLRAMGVSEDLAHSSIRFGLGRFSTEEEVDYAIRLFGEKVRKLREMSPLYEMVKDGVDLNQIEWANPH, encoded by the coding sequence ATGAAGATTCCCATCTACATGGATTACCACGCGACGACGCCCGTCGATCCGCGCGTGCTGGAGGCCATGCTCCCGTACTTCACCACCGAGTACGGGAACGCTGCGTCGAAGAGCCACGCCTTCGGCTGGAAGGCCGAGGAGGCGGTGGAGGCAGCCCGCGAGGAGGTCGCGAAGCTGATCGGCGCCTCGGCCAAGGAGATCGTCTGGACGAGCGGCGCCACCGAGTCCGACAACCTGGCGGTCAAGGGCGCGGCGCACTTCTACCAGGCCAAGGGGAAGCACCTCGTCACCTGCAAGACCGAGCACAAGGCGGTGCTCGACTCGATGCACGCCCTCGAGCGGCAGGGCTTCGAGGTCACCTTCCTCGAGCCCGAGCGCGACGGCCGGCTCGATCCCGCCAAGGTGAAGGCGGCGCTCCGCCCCGACACCATCCTCGTCTCGGTGATGCACGCGAACAACGAGACCGGCGTGGTCCACCCCATCGCCGAGATCGGCCGCATCGCCCGCGAGGCGGGCGTGGTGTTCCACTGCGACGCGGTGCAGTCGATCGGGAAGATCCCGTTCGACGTCGAGGCCATGAACGTGGACCTCGCCTCGATCTCCGCGCACAAGATGTACGGCCCGAAGGGCGTGGGCGCGCTCTACGTCCGCCGCAAGCCGCGCGTGCGCCTCGTCGCCGAGATGGACGGCGGCGGCCACGAGCGCGGCTTCCGCTCCGGCACGCTGAACGTCCCCGGCATCGTGGGGATGGGCAAGGCGGCCGAGCTGGCGCGGCTGGAGCGCGACGCCGAGGCGGTCCGGGTCACCGCGCTGCGCGAGCGGCTGCGCAAGGGCCTGGAGCAGGAGCTCGATCTCCTCACGGTGAACGGGAGCCTGGAGCACCGCGTCCCCGGCAACCTCAACGTGAGCTTCGCCTACGTCGAGGGCGAGGCGCTCATGATGGCGGTGAAGGACGTGGCCGTCTCCTCCGGCTCCGCCTGCACCAGCGCGTCGCTAGAGCCGTCCTACGTGCTGCGCGCCATGGGCGTGTCCGAGGACCTGGCCCACTCGTCGATCCGCTTCGGCCTGGGCCGCTTCAGCACCGAGGAGGAGGTGGACTACGCGATCCGCCTCTTCGGCGAGAAGGTCCGCAAGCTGCGCGAGATGTCGCCGCTCTACGAGATGGTGAAGGACGGCGTCGACCTGAACCAGATCGAGTGGGCGAACCCCCACTAG
- the iscU gene encoding Fe-S cluster assembly scaffold IscU produces the protein MAYSEKLIDHYEHPRNVGSLDKNDPDVGTGLVGAPACGDVMKLQIKVSDDGIIEDAKFKTFGCGSAIASSSLVTEWVKGRTVEEALTIKNTDVANELNLPPVKIHCSVLAEDAIKAAVADWQKKHGREPSVKPNTVQGDRSALIEKGVLKSGI, from the coding sequence ATGGCGTACTCCGAGAAGCTCATCGACCACTACGAGCACCCCCGCAACGTCGGCTCGCTCGACAAGAACGACCCGGACGTCGGGACGGGCCTGGTGGGCGCCCCGGCCTGCGGCGACGTGATGAAGCTGCAGATCAAGGTCAGCGACGACGGGATCATCGAGGACGCGAAGTTCAAGACGTTCGGCTGCGGCTCGGCCATCGCGTCGTCGTCGCTCGTGACCGAGTGGGTGAAGGGCCGGACGGTGGAGGAGGCCCTCACCATCAAGAACACCGACGTGGCGAACGAGCTGAACCTGCCGCCGGTCAAGATCCACTGCTCCGTCCTGGCGGAGGATGCCATCAAGGCGGCGGTGGCGGACTGGCAGAAGAAGCACGGCCGGGAGCCGTCGGTGAAGCCGAACACGGTCCAGGGCGATCGCAGCGCGCTCATCGAGAAGGGCGTGCTGAAGTCCGGGATCTAG
- a CDS encoding HesB/IscA family protein: MAAAIEISEKAAVHIKALGAQKGAPAGGLRLGVKGGGCSGLSYFIDWANEPARFDQVIERDGARVFVDPKSAVFLAGTVIDWQQTLMQTGFVFRNPNVKSACGCGESFTI, translated from the coding sequence ATGGCGGCGGCCATCGAGATCAGCGAGAAGGCGGCGGTGCACATCAAGGCGCTCGGCGCGCAGAAGGGCGCGCCCGCGGGCGGGCTCCGGCTGGGCGTGAAGGGCGGGGGCTGCTCGGGCCTGTCGTACTTCATCGACTGGGCGAACGAGCCGGCCCGGTTCGACCAGGTCATCGAGCGCGACGGCGCGCGCGTGTTCGTGGACCCGAAGAGCGCGGTGTTCCTCGCCGGCACCGTGATCGACTGGCAGCAGACGCTCATGCAGACCGGGTTCGTGTTCCGGAACCCGAACGTGAAGAGCGCCTGCGGCTGCGGCGAGTCCTTCACGATCTAG
- the hscB gene encoding Fe-S protein assembly co-chaperone HscB yields the protein MAHCWSCKAQEEQQTPFCPSCQKIQPVGRTEDYFSLLGLPRQFALDPAELDRNFRTLSRSLHPDRFAKAEARERRLSLERATRLNDAHRYLKDWRLRAAYLLKLAGTDVFAEGRTFADPAFLEEQLEWREDMALAQADRDAGGLREIAARARARLQALESEVARCFEDDHWFSELVIDIARLLSRARYYDHIIADAERASAAVAS from the coding sequence GTGGCGCACTGCTGGAGCTGCAAGGCGCAGGAGGAGCAGCAGACCCCCTTCTGTCCGAGCTGCCAGAAGATCCAGCCGGTCGGGCGCACCGAGGACTACTTCTCGCTGCTCGGCCTGCCGCGCCAGTTCGCGCTCGATCCCGCGGAGCTCGACCGCAACTTCCGCACGCTCTCCCGCTCGCTCCACCCCGACCGCTTCGCCAAGGCGGAGGCGCGCGAGCGCCGGCTCTCGCTGGAGCGCGCCACCCGGCTGAACGACGCGCACCGCTACCTGAAGGACTGGCGCCTCCGCGCCGCCTACCTGCTCAAGCTGGCCGGCACCGACGTGTTCGCCGAGGGCAGGACCTTCGCCGACCCGGCGTTCCTGGAGGAGCAGCTGGAGTGGCGCGAGGACATGGCGCTCGCGCAGGCGGATCGCGACGCGGGCGGCCTGCGCGAGATCGCGGCCCGCGCCCGCGCCCGCCTGCAGGCCCTCGAGAGCGAGGTGGCGCGGTGCTTCGAGGACGACCACTGGTTCTCGGAGCTGGTGATCGACATCGCCCGCCTGCTCTCCCGCGCCCGGTACTACGACCACATCATCGCGGACGCGGAGCGGGCCAGCGCGGCGGTCGCGTCGTAG